Proteins found in one Luteimonas chenhongjianii genomic segment:
- a CDS encoding hemolysin family protein, producing MLELILIVLLLIACNAFFALSEMSVVTSRKPRLKQLAAEHRSARAALDLAEHPERFLSTVQVGITTIGVLTGMLGGDALGTAIGTWLASSLPILGSYASTVGTVLAVSLITFLTIVFGELLPKRLALLAPERLASLVALPMHWLSRAATPAVWLLSASVRGLLKLLRLDNTQAAQVSEEEIRMLVSEGHEQGVIDTDERNMVNRVLTLGDRDAESLMTPRTRIAWLDIGASFEENLADMRKTPYSRYPVFRGSDADVVGVLEIKSLIDRLEEPEFDLFKYLREPLFVSESTPAMKLLEILREHQQSLALVVDEYGDITGMVTINDVMEAVIGRTQSSGADATPLVVTREDGSMLVDGTLPTGALRELLGGGALPGEDEHIFHTAAGMTIARFGRIPNVAEHFEWNGWHIEIVDLDGPRVDKLLLQRLSDTHDDAA from the coding sequence ATGCTGGAACTGATCCTGATCGTGCTGCTGCTGATCGCCTGCAATGCATTCTTCGCTTTGTCGGAGATGTCGGTGGTCACGTCCCGCAAGCCGCGTCTCAAGCAGCTGGCCGCCGAGCACCGCAGCGCGCGCGCCGCGCTTGACCTGGCCGAGCATCCCGAGCGCTTCCTGTCCACGGTCCAGGTCGGCATCACCACGATCGGCGTACTCACCGGCATGCTCGGCGGCGATGCCCTCGGTACGGCGATCGGTACCTGGCTGGCATCGAGCCTGCCGATCCTGGGCAGCTATGCCTCGACCGTCGGCACCGTGCTGGCGGTCAGCCTGATCACGTTCCTGACCATCGTTTTCGGCGAACTGCTGCCCAAGCGGCTCGCACTGCTGGCGCCCGAACGCCTGGCATCGCTGGTCGCCCTGCCGATGCACTGGCTGTCGCGAGCCGCCACGCCCGCGGTGTGGCTGCTCAGCGCCAGCGTGCGAGGTCTGCTGAAACTGTTGCGACTGGACAACACCCAGGCGGCCCAGGTGTCCGAAGAGGAGATCCGCATGCTGGTGAGCGAAGGCCACGAGCAGGGCGTGATCGACACGGACGAGCGGAACATGGTGAACCGGGTGCTCACCCTTGGCGATCGCGACGCCGAGAGCCTGATGACTCCGCGTACGCGCATCGCCTGGCTCGACATCGGCGCCAGTTTCGAAGAAAACCTCGCCGATATGCGCAAGACGCCGTACTCGCGCTATCCGGTGTTCCGCGGCAGCGATGCGGATGTGGTGGGCGTGCTCGAGATCAAGTCGCTGATCGACCGCCTCGAGGAGCCCGAGTTCGACCTGTTCAAGTACCTGCGCGAGCCGCTGTTCGTCTCCGAGTCGACGCCGGCGATGAAACTGCTGGAAATCCTGCGCGAGCACCAGCAGTCGCTGGCCCTGGTGGTCGACGAATACGGCGACATCACCGGCATGGTGACGATCAACGATGTCATGGAGGCGGTCATCGGCCGCACCCAGAGCAGCGGCGCCGATGCCACCCCGCTGGTGGTCACGCGCGAGGACGGCTCGATGCTGGTCGACGGCACCCTGCCGACGGGCGCCCTGCGCGAACTGCTCGGCGGCGGCGCCCTGCCGGGCGAGGACGAGCACATCTTCCACACTGCGGCCGGCATGACGATCGCGCGCTTCGGGCGGATTCCCAACGTCGCCGAGCATTTCGAATGGAACGGCTGGCACATCGAGATCGTCGATCTCGACGGCCCCAGGGTCGACAAGCTGCTGTTGCAGCGCCTGTCCGACACCCACGACGATGCCGCCTGA
- a CDS encoding RNA methyltransferase, with the protein MDTTNAIDLADRIRIVLVGTQHPGNIGSAARAIKTMGLHRLVLVAPQKFPHNEADMMAAGAEDVLNAAVEVATLAEAVADCRLVLGCTARSRRVQLRELRPREAAASVRVEAGAGGEVALVFGRERTGLDNDELQLCHAAVHIPANPEYSSLNLAAAVQVLSYEVRLALLGEGDAPPAVIASANPEAVPHAELEGFFAQLADTLDAIDFHKGRAPDSAMRKLRRLFVRTGLDHKEVRLLRGILADAQRMARLAGTRDAG; encoded by the coding sequence ATGGACACGACCAACGCAATCGATCTCGCCGACCGCATCCGCATCGTGCTTGTGGGCACCCAGCACCCCGGCAACATCGGCTCGGCCGCCCGCGCGATCAAGACCATGGGGCTGCACCGGCTGGTGCTGGTCGCCCCGCAGAAGTTTCCGCACAACGAGGCCGACATGATGGCGGCCGGCGCCGAGGACGTGCTCAACGCTGCGGTCGAAGTGGCAACGCTGGCCGAGGCGGTCGCCGATTGCCGGCTGGTGCTCGGCTGCACCGCGCGCAGTCGTCGCGTGCAGCTGCGCGAACTGCGGCCGCGCGAGGCGGCGGCATCCGTGCGCGTCGAGGCCGGCGCCGGCGGCGAGGTGGCGCTGGTGTTCGGCCGTGAACGCACGGGCCTCGACAACGACGAACTGCAGCTGTGCCATGCCGCCGTGCATATTCCCGCCAATCCCGAGTACAGCTCGCTGAATCTCGCAGCCGCAGTGCAGGTGCTCAGTTACGAAGTGCGACTGGCGCTGCTGGGCGAAGGCGACGCGCCGCCTGCGGTGATCGCGTCGGCGAATCCGGAGGCGGTTCCGCACGCGGAGCTCGAAGGCTTCTTCGCCCAGCTGGCCGACACGCTGGACGCGATCGATTTCCACAAGGGACGCGCGCCGGATTCGGCGATGCGCAAGTTGCGGCGACTGTTCGTGCGCACCGGGCTCGACCACAAGGAGGTCCGCCTGCTGCGCGGCATCCTCGCCGACGCCCAGCGCATGGCGCGACTGGCGGGAACGCGCGACGCCGGATGA
- a CDS encoding MGMT family protein, translating into MIACKADAALDGYAAARERILAAIRAVPAGSVAGYGHIARRAGLPGRARLVARVLRDHGDPELPWHRIVRSDGRIAFPEQSAGFAEQARRLHAEGVTVTRGRVRMPVEDGLDKALWGPGAPD; encoded by the coding sequence TTGATCGCCTGCAAGGCGGACGCTGCCCTGGACGGTTACGCAGCTGCCCGCGAGCGCATCCTCGCCGCCATCCGCGCGGTACCTGCGGGCAGCGTTGCCGGCTATGGGCACATCGCGCGCCGTGCCGGGCTGCCGGGCCGCGCGCGACTGGTCGCGCGGGTATTGCGTGACCACGGCGATCCGGAGTTGCCGTGGCACCGCATCGTCCGCAGCGACGGTCGCATCGCGTTTCCCGAGCAGTCCGCGGGCTTTGCGGAGCAGGCGCGCCGCCTGCACGCCGAAGGCGTCACGGTGACCCGTGGACGCGTGCGCATGCCGGTCGAAGACGGTCTCGACAAAGCGCTGTGGGGACCCGGCGCACCCGACTGA
- a CDS encoding phosphate/phosphite/phosphonate ABC transporter substrate-binding protein produces the protein MVLALAITASPAAEPRKVLVLGRISDDPTAHYEQLRPLLDYVVSRMGDVGITEGRVLMARDVQQMQSYLRRGRVDWVTETASGAMRLEARAGARALLLTERHGVSRYHTVYFARRESGIGALEDLRGRSIGFQNRQSTSAYFVPAAELLAQGLPLEILLSPRDAPEPGSVGYLFGRSEFNIASWVHKGLVDAGAMSNLDWDSPRQVPPAFKRDFVIFHESAPFPRALEMVRGDLEPRVAERLREVLIEARDDPAAADALRQFFRTTAFLPIDADTRAGLDGLRDGVARVVADVE, from the coding sequence ATGGTGCTGGCACTGGCGATCACGGCTTCACCCGCCGCCGAACCGCGCAAGGTGCTGGTGCTCGGTCGCATCAGCGACGATCCAACGGCGCACTACGAACAGCTCAGGCCGCTGCTGGACTACGTCGTCTCCCGCATGGGCGATGTCGGCATCACCGAAGGTCGCGTGCTGATGGCGCGCGACGTCCAGCAAATGCAGAGCTATCTGCGCCGCGGCCGGGTGGACTGGGTGACCGAGACCGCCAGCGGTGCGATGCGCCTCGAGGCTCGCGCAGGCGCGCGGGCGCTGCTGCTGACCGAGCGGCATGGCGTGAGCCGTTACCACACGGTCTACTTCGCCCGGCGCGAGAGCGGCATCGGCGCGCTCGAGGACCTGCGCGGTCGCAGTATCGGATTCCAGAACCGGCAGTCGACGAGCGCCTATTTCGTGCCCGCCGCCGAGCTGCTTGCCCAGGGGCTGCCGCTGGAGATCCTGCTGTCCCCGCGCGATGCACCCGAGCCGGGCTCGGTGGGCTATCTGTTCGGGCGCTCGGAATTCAACATCGCCTCATGGGTGCACAAGGGACTGGTCGATGCCGGGGCGATGAGCAATCTCGACTGGGACAGCCCGCGCCAGGTGCCCCCGGCGTTCAAGCGCGACTTCGTGATCTTCCACGAGAGTGCGCCGTTCCCGCGCGCGCTGGAAATGGTCCGCGGCGACCTGGAACCGCGTGTGGCGGAGCGGCTGCGCGAAGTGCTGATCGAGGCCCGGGACGATCCTGCAGCTGCCGACGCGCTTCGCCAGTTCTTCCGCACAACCGCCTTCCTGCCCATCGATGCGGATACCCGGGCGGGGCTCGATGGGCTGCGCGACGGTGTGGCCCGCGTCGTGGCGGACGTCGAGTGA
- a CDS encoding rhomboid family intramembrane serine protease, with protein sequence MFPRLPQAVKAILAINVVVFVLQLVLGNALAVFMLWPLGGSEVGGLGFMPWQLVTYGFMHDPRNIAHLAFNMLALVMFGSQLEYTWGTRRFVTYYLVCVVGAGLCQLGVVSWSLAQGAFPYPTLGASGGVFGLLLAYGVLFPNQRLVLLFPPIPMRARTLVIVYGLVELVLGITGTRSGVAHFAHLGGMLFGWLLLQHWRGRPPFNRGGRKRHVRRL encoded by the coding sequence ATGTTTCCGAGGTTGCCACAGGCCGTCAAAGCGATCCTGGCCATCAATGTCGTCGTGTTCGTCCTGCAACTTGTGCTGGGCAACGCGCTGGCGGTGTTCATGCTGTGGCCGCTGGGCGGGAGCGAGGTCGGTGGGCTCGGCTTCATGCCGTGGCAGCTTGTGACCTACGGCTTCATGCACGACCCGCGCAACATCGCGCACCTGGCGTTCAACATGCTGGCGCTTGTGATGTTCGGCTCCCAGCTCGAGTACACCTGGGGCACGCGGCGCTTCGTCACCTACTACCTGGTCTGCGTGGTCGGCGCGGGGCTGTGCCAGCTGGGCGTGGTCAGCTGGTCGCTGGCCCAGGGCGCGTTTCCGTATCCCACGCTGGGCGCATCAGGCGGCGTGTTCGGCCTGCTGCTGGCCTACGGCGTGCTGTTCCCGAACCAGCGCCTGGTGCTGCTGTTTCCGCCGATTCCGATGCGTGCACGCACCCTGGTCATCGTCTACGGCCTGGTCGAACTGGTGCTCGGTATCACCGGCACGCGCTCGGGCGTTGCGCACTTCGCACATCTGGGCGGCATGCTGTTCGGCTGGCTGCTGCTGCAGCACTGGCGCGGACGCCCGCCGTTCAACCGCGGCGGGCGCAAGCGTCACGTCCGCAGGCTCTGA
- a CDS encoding DUF47 domain-containing protein encodes MFSLQTIFGQGNQFYTLLEEAAVAAHDSSKALHAMLRDADRQPALDAFKLARMREREASNKISQALVDSFITPIEREDIEALGSALYKIPKQIEKFADRYSLATQHLEHIDFAPRAAMLEQAAAVVVKMVRTLRSMKLEPMKALNDELRALENEADRLMLELYRDIYSGKLDPLQMFLLKEFFEILEKAIDRCREAGVVAYEIVLKNS; translated from the coding sequence ATGTTCTCCCTGCAAACCATCTTCGGCCAAGGCAACCAGTTCTACACCCTGCTCGAGGAGGCCGCGGTCGCGGCGCACGACAGCTCCAAGGCCCTGCACGCGATGCTCCGCGATGCCGATCGCCAGCCGGCGCTCGACGCCTTCAAGCTGGCCCGCATGCGCGAGCGCGAGGCGTCCAACAAGATCAGCCAAGCGTTGGTGGACAGCTTCATCACGCCGATCGAGCGTGAGGACATCGAGGCGCTGGGTTCGGCGCTCTACAAGATTCCCAAGCAGATCGAAAAGTTCGCCGACCGCTACTCGCTGGCCACCCAGCACCTGGAACATATCGATTTCGCGCCCCGCGCGGCGATGCTCGAGCAGGCCGCAGCGGTCGTTGTAAAGATGGTGCGCACCCTGCGCAGCATGAAGCTCGAGCCGATGAAGGCGCTCAACGACGAGCTGCGCGCGCTGGAGAACGAAGCCGACCGGCTGATGCTCGAGCTGTACCGCGACATCTATTCGGGGAAGCTCGACCCGCTGCAGATGTTCCTGCTCAAGGAATTCTTCGAGATCCTCGAAAAGGCGATCGACCGCTGCCGCGAAGCCGGCGTGGTCGCCTACGAGATCGTGCTCAAGAACTCCTGA
- a CDS encoding inorganic phosphate transporter, with protein MLTLVLIVVATALVFEYINGFHDTANSIATVVATKVLSPMQAVGLAASMNLIGALAGTAVAQTIASGLIDAGVVEVGSQLILCALVGGIVWNLITWWFGLPSSSSHALIGGLIGAALAAAGMNFDVVIWSEPAEPIWRSAGVLWKVVVPMVGSPVLGFAAGFLMMGLLFFIISMMARSGGVLARLARPRWVNALFGKSQIVSAAGMGFAHGMNDAQKTMGIVALTLVSAQSVGTLDNLPDWLAFLHPSPGALANGDIDLWIKISCALVMAAGTAAGGWRIIKTLGHKLVKLHPIHGFAAETSAASVILAASSLGIPVSTTHNISSAIMGVGTAKRLNAIKWSVVNKMIWAWILTIPMSGGIAYGLFRTLHHFGWV; from the coding sequence ATGCTGACCCTCGTGCTGATCGTGGTCGCGACCGCGCTGGTGTTCGAATACATCAACGGGTTCCACGATACCGCCAACTCGATCGCCACCGTCGTGGCGACCAAAGTGCTTTCGCCGATGCAGGCCGTGGGCCTGGCTGCCTCGATGAACCTGATCGGCGCCCTGGCGGGAACCGCTGTGGCGCAGACCATCGCTTCGGGCCTGATCGATGCAGGGGTCGTCGAAGTCGGTTCGCAGCTGATCCTGTGCGCGCTGGTGGGCGGGATCGTCTGGAACCTGATCACCTGGTGGTTCGGTCTGCCCTCGTCGTCCTCGCATGCGCTGATCGGCGGATTGATCGGCGCCGCGCTGGCCGCGGCCGGAATGAACTTCGACGTGGTGATCTGGTCGGAGCCCGCAGAACCGATCTGGCGCAGCGCCGGCGTGTTGTGGAAGGTGGTCGTGCCGATGGTCGGCTCGCCAGTCCTCGGTTTCGCCGCCGGCTTCCTGATGATGGGGTTGCTGTTCTTCATCATCTCGATGATGGCGCGCAGCGGCGGTGTGCTGGCGCGCCTCGCCCGTCCGCGCTGGGTCAATGCGTTGTTCGGCAAGAGCCAGATCGTCAGCGCCGCCGGTATGGGGTTCGCGCACGGCATGAACGATGCGCAGAAGACGATGGGCATCGTCGCGTTGACCCTGGTCAGCGCCCAGAGCGTGGGGACGCTTGACAACCTGCCGGACTGGCTCGCCTTCCTGCATCCCTCGCCCGGCGCGCTGGCCAATGGCGACATCGACCTGTGGATCAAGATCAGCTGCGCGCTGGTGATGGCGGCCGGCACCGCAGCTGGCGGCTGGCGCATCATCAAGACGCTCGGCCACAAGCTGGTCAAGCTGCATCCGATCCACGGCTTCGCCGCCGAGACCAGCGCCGCGTCGGTGATCCTGGCCGCGTCGTCGCTCGGTATCCCGGTTTCGACCACCCACAACATCTCCTCGGCGATCATGGGTGTGGGCACGGCCAAGCGGCTCAATGCGATCAAGTGGAGCGTGGTCAACAAGATGATCTGGGCGTGGATCCTGACCATCCCGATGTCGGGCGGTATCGCCTATGGCCTGTTCCGGACGCTCCATCACTTCGGCTGGGTATGA
- a CDS encoding exopolysaccharide biosynthesis protein → MPPESDQRGQAGTRELLAAMAQGDPADTLRFDDLLLGLGKRVFGMMLFMATLPAFIPVPGVGGAIGGPLVVLIGVQLLLGMRKPWLPRWLAQRGPHRRAVQRFEAVLDPWLRRLERLSRARLTHVLDHRAATMFTGLVLVLLGILLALPIPFTNYVFGLLLLAFALALLERDGALMLWAWGVGVAAIGFFGVLSGALATATGEWLGRLF, encoded by the coding sequence ATGCCGCCTGAGTCCGACCAGCGCGGGCAAGCGGGCACCCGCGAGTTGCTGGCGGCAATGGCGCAAGGCGATCCGGCCGACACCCTGCGCTTCGACGACCTGCTGCTCGGGCTGGGCAAGCGGGTCTTCGGCATGATGCTGTTCATGGCCACCCTGCCCGCCTTCATTCCCGTTCCCGGGGTTGGCGGCGCCATCGGTGGCCCGCTGGTCGTGCTGATCGGTGTGCAGTTGCTGCTCGGCATGCGCAAGCCCTGGCTGCCGCGATGGCTCGCGCAACGCGGCCCCCATCGCCGCGCGGTGCAGCGTTTCGAGGCCGTGCTCGATCCCTGGCTCAGACGGCTCGAGCGGCTGAGCCGGGCGCGCCTGACGCACGTGCTCGACCATCGGGCAGCGACCATGTTCACTGGACTGGTGCTGGTGCTGCTGGGGATCCTGCTGGCCCTGCCGATCCCGTTCACCAATTACGTCTTCGGCCTGCTGCTGCTGGCGTTCGCGCTGGCCCTGCTCGAACGCGACGGGGCGCTGATGCTGTGGGCATGGGGCGTGGGGGTGGCCGCCATCGGATTCTTCGGCGTGCTCAGCGGCGCCCTGGCGACCGCGACCGGCGAGTGGCTGGGGCGGCTGTTCTAG
- a CDS encoding inositol monophosphatase family protein produces MLQPAVNVMVKAARAGGGVLLRNMHKLDALNVVEKARHDYASEVDGLAEEAIVKELRRAYPEYAVLGEEGGAKPGRGGQSRYTWVIDPLDGTSNYLRGLPHWCVSIALVEGGEPLHGVIFDPLRNELFTATRGAGAQLNERRIRVSERRELTGALLSTGFAPRERKRVGAQLRAVETLLESAEDIRRTGSAALDLAYVAAARTDGYFEAGVHPWDIAAGVLLVREAGGRVSDFKGATLGPMNVAFAGGRQVVAGNVHIVTPLQKSLVDSGYAKEF; encoded by the coding sequence ATGCTTCAACCTGCTGTCAATGTCATGGTCAAGGCGGCGCGCGCCGGCGGCGGCGTCCTGTTGCGCAACATGCACAAGCTCGATGCGCTCAACGTCGTCGAGAAGGCGCGCCACGATTACGCGAGCGAGGTCGATGGCCTCGCCGAAGAGGCGATCGTCAAGGAACTGCGCCGCGCCTATCCCGAATACGCCGTGCTCGGCGAAGAAGGCGGCGCCAAGCCGGGCCGCGGTGGTCAGAGCCGCTACACCTGGGTCATCGATCCGCTCGACGGCACCAGCAACTACCTGCGTGGCCTGCCCCACTGGTGCGTGTCCATCGCGCTGGTCGAAGGCGGCGAGCCGCTGCACGGCGTGATCTTCGATCCATTGCGCAATGAGCTGTTCACCGCGACCCGCGGCGCCGGCGCGCAACTCAATGAGCGCCGCATCCGGGTGTCCGAACGCCGCGAACTGACTGGCGCCCTGCTCTCGACCGGCTTTGCCCCGCGCGAACGCAAGCGCGTCGGCGCGCAGCTGCGCGCGGTCGAAACGCTGCTCGAGTCGGCCGAGGACATCCGCCGTACCGGTTCAGCCGCGCTGGACCTGGCCTATGTCGCCGCGGCCCGCACCGACGGCTATTTCGAGGCCGGCGTGCACCCCTGGGACATTGCGGCCGGCGTGCTGCTGGTCCGCGAGGCCGGTGGCCGCGTCAGCGACTTCAAGGGCGCCACCCTCGGGCCGATGAACGTGGCTTTCGCGGGCGGACGCCAGGTCGTGGCAGGCAACGTGCACATCGTCACGCCGCTGCAGAAGAGCCTGGTCGATTCGGGTTACGCCAAGGAGTTCTGA